Proteins found in one Vagococcus carniphilus genomic segment:
- the hemC gene encoding hydroxymethylbilane synthase: MKRKIRVGTRGSQLATTQTKQAMAEIQAKYPDRELELIEIVTKGDRLRDQSLTSIGGQGAFVKEIEYQLMENEIDIAIHSLKDLPTVIPEELVIGCTLKRKSPHDCLITRVKDQTLENLPKGAKVGTSSLRRQAQLLKIRPDLEILPLRGNIDTRIKRLVEGRYDAILLAHAGIQRLEVAQDDVFFHVLSDKECLPAIGQGALALECRKEDTEVLDILNSLDDSDTRIAVEAERAFLRTMDGSCTFPIGGFAKVEEGNVVVEGMISNYNGTEMIREICQDQDPIQAGKQLGELLKEKGADRLIKECQTYVKNNPLHTGTLMPGSY, encoded by the coding sequence GTGAAGCGTAAGATTCGAGTAGGAACAAGAGGAAGTCAGTTAGCAACAACACAAACAAAACAAGCTATGGCAGAAATTCAAGCAAAATACCCTGACAGAGAATTAGAATTAATTGAAATAGTAACAAAGGGAGACCGTTTAAGAGATCAAAGTCTAACTTCAATTGGTGGACAGGGAGCTTTTGTAAAAGAAATAGAATATCAACTAATGGAAAATGAAATTGATATTGCTATCCATAGTCTTAAAGATTTACCAACTGTAATACCAGAAGAGTTAGTCATAGGCTGTACGTTAAAAAGAAAAAGCCCACATGACTGTTTGATTACTCGAGTTAAGGATCAAACATTAGAGAATTTACCTAAAGGAGCTAAAGTTGGAACAAGTAGTTTAAGACGACAAGCTCAACTACTTAAAATAAGACCAGATTTAGAAATACTACCTCTTCGTGGAAACATTGATACACGAATTAAACGCTTAGTTGAAGGTAGATATGATGCTATCTTATTAGCTCATGCAGGTATTCAAAGATTAGAAGTTGCTCAAGATGACGTCTTTTTCCATGTCTTATCAGATAAAGAATGCTTACCAGCAATTGGTCAAGGCGCACTTGCTCTTGAGTGTCGTAAAGAGGATACAGAAGTTTTAGATATTCTGAATTCACTAGATGACTCAGACACTAGAATAGCTGTAGAAGCTGAAAGAGCTTTTCTACGGACGATGGATGGTAGTTGTACTTTCCCAATTGGTGGATTTGCTAAAGTGGAAGAAGGAAATGTCGTTGTTGAAGGCATGATTTCTAACTACAACGGGACTGAAATGATTCGAGAAATTTGTCAAGATCAAGACCCAATTCAAGCTGGAAAACAATTAGGTGAATTACTGAAGGAAAAGGGTGCTGACAGATTAATTAAGGAGTGTCAAACTTATGTTAAAAACAATCCTTTACACACGGGAACACTCATGCCCGGAAGTTATTAA
- a CDS encoding uroporphyrinogen-III synthase produces MLKTILYTREHSCPEVIKQQFLKKEMLIKEIPLITTVPVEWQLEEESFDWVFFTSANTVKFLDNRFDLTKYKIASIGNKTTEALLKRGLKVDFQPTHAVAECMSQEWLELNQEKKDQTIFLPNSVLARNIIPKELENHHHHVIEKHIYQTIFPEQSRKALKLVFQENRIKDVMVSSPSIWHHFYEVAKEEQVDLSQWQIYSIGPITTKAVEASNEQVFKQAEVYDMAHLYQEVMKEIE; encoded by the coding sequence ATGTTAAAAACAATCCTTTACACACGGGAACACTCATGCCCGGAAGTTATTAAGCAACAATTTTTAAAAAAAGAGATGTTGATTAAAGAGATTCCTCTTATTACCACTGTTCCTGTAGAATGGCAATTGGAGGAGGAGTCTTTTGATTGGGTCTTTTTTACAAGTGCTAATACGGTCAAATTTTTAGATAACCGGTTCGATTTAACTAAGTATAAGATTGCTTCGATTGGAAATAAAACAACAGAGGCATTACTTAAAAGAGGACTCAAAGTTGATTTTCAACCAACTCATGCGGTTGCAGAATGTATGAGTCAGGAATGGCTAGAGCTGAATCAGGAAAAAAAAGATCAAACTATTTTTTTACCTAATAGTGTACTAGCAAGAAATATTATTCCAAAAGAGCTAGAGAATCATCATCATCATGTTATTGAAAAACATATTTATCAAACCATCTTTCCAGAACAATCTAGAAAGGCATTGAAATTAGTCTTTCAAGAGAATAGAATTAAAGATGTGATGGTTTCAAGCCCGAGTATTTGGCATCATTTTTATGAAGTGGCAAAAGAAGAACAAGTTGATTTGTCACAGTGGCAAATCTACTCAATCGGACCAATTACAACAAAAGCGGTTGAAGCCTCAAATGAACAAGTTTTTAAACAAGCGGAAGTCTATGATATGGCTCACTTGTATCAAGAAGTAATGAAGGAGATAGAGTAA
- the cobU gene encoding bifunctional adenosylcobinamide kinase/adenosylcobinamide-phosphate guanylyltransferase, whose product MGKIILVTGGARSGKSTFAENLLKEEPSVCYLATSIVQPGDTEMADRVKKHQEQRSKKWVTEERFRDVGQFLSEHHQYKGYLLDCATLLSINYFYSLMVDEYGEDYALIDEKIAGFTEDEKNKIEAKIMVEWHKIIENARKLSGDLIIVSNEVGLGIVPENPFTRWFRDIYGRVNQYLGKESDEVYLVVAGIPLEIKK is encoded by the coding sequence ATGGGGAAAATTATTCTCGTTACAGGTGGTGCAAGAAGTGGGAAATCAACTTTTGCAGAGAATTTATTAAAAGAGGAACCTTCTGTTTGTTATTTAGCCACAAGTATTGTTCAACCAGGTGATACAGAAATGGCTGATCGCGTAAAAAAACATCAAGAGCAACGTTCGAAAAAATGGGTAACTGAAGAACGATTTAGAGATGTTGGTCAATTTTTAAGCGAACATCATCAATACAAGGGATATTTATTAGATTGTGCCACACTACTTTCTATTAATTATTTCTACTCGTTAATGGTAGATGAGTACGGAGAAGACTACGCCTTAATTGATGAGAAAATAGCAGGTTTTACAGAAGATGAAAAGAATAAAATTGAAGCCAAAATTATGGTGGAATGGCATAAAATAATTGAAAATGCCCGTAAGTTATCAGGAGATTTGATTATTGTCTCAAATGAGGTTGGATTAGGTATTGTACCTGAGAACCCATTTACGAGATGGTTTAGAGATATCTACGGACGAGTTAATCAATACTTAGGAAAAGAATCAGATGAGGTGTACCTAGTTGTCGCAGGTATTCCATTGGAGATAAAAAAATGA
- a CDS encoding AIR synthase related protein — translation MTNNQYRDLTLLEITSDVMLAIACDSSASIGRKNNDSVQIDPEVVAACCLRVPLFELLCVGAEPISIVDVIGNEYEPTGKRMIAGIKSEMKKAGLSELPLNGSTEENMVTTMSSLGITVTGKFNEKFVKPVIKATDYLFQLGSPYVGNEVIENLSTLCDYQDLYELKQEVSVVDLLPVGSKGIKYEGDLMAEENGLTLDFYEPENSELKKSAGPSTVVLVAVSNEHKEEFIKKHPQLIELGQFKNK, via the coding sequence ATGACAAATAATCAATACCGCGATTTAACTCTTTTAGAAATTACTTCTGATGTGATGTTAGCTATTGCTTGTGACAGTAGTGCAAGCATTGGACGAAAAAACAATGATTCAGTTCAAATAGACCCTGAGGTAGTAGCGGCTTGCTGCCTCAGAGTTCCTTTGTTTGAGCTTTTATGTGTAGGAGCAGAACCTATTTCAATTGTTGATGTGATTGGAAATGAGTACGAACCAACAGGTAAAAGAATGATTGCAGGAATTAAGAGTGAAATGAAAAAGGCTGGTTTGTCAGAGTTACCTTTAAATGGTAGTACGGAAGAAAATATGGTAACTACTATGAGTTCTTTAGGTATTACGGTGACAGGGAAGTTTAACGAAAAATTTGTTAAACCAGTTATTAAAGCAACAGATTACTTATTTCAACTAGGTTCACCCTACGTTGGAAATGAAGTAATTGAAAATCTTTCAACGCTGTGTGACTATCAAGACTTATATGAATTAAAGCAGGAAGTTTCTGTTGTTGATTTGTTGCCAGTCGGCTCAAAGGGAATCAAATATGAAGGTGACTTGATGGCAGAAGAAAATGGATTAACACTTGATTTTTATGAACCGGAAAATTCGGAATTAAAAAAATCTGCGGGTCCTTCAACTGTTGTGCTAGTAGCTGTTTCAAATGAGCATAAAGAAGAATTTATTAAAAAACATCCTCAATTAATTGAGTTAGGTCAATTTAAAAATAAGTAA
- the hemB gene encoding porphobilinogen synthase, with product MEKFMRHRRLRRSEYMRDMVRENHLLLTDLIYPMFVVESGETKEISSMPGIFQYTLEDFSKELDELNELGIKSILLFGIPDHKDEVGTQAYHNHGIVQEAIRISKAKYPDILVIADTCLCEYTDHGHCGVVEDGVIKNDESLELLVKTAVSQAESGADIIAPSNAMDGFVYAIREGLNEAGFSDIPIMSYAVKYASSFYGPFREAADSAPKFGDRKTYQMDPANGREAMRELESDILEGADMFIIKPSMSFLDVVKEAKTKTDAPIICYNVSGEYSMVKAAAQNGWIDEERVVNEMLVSMKRAGADMIMTYFAKDIAKKMKEGK from the coding sequence ATGGAAAAATTTATGCGTCATAGAAGACTAAGAAGATCAGAATATATGAGAGATATGGTTAGAGAGAATCATTTATTATTAACTGATTTAATTTATCCGATGTTTGTTGTTGAATCAGGAGAAACAAAAGAGATTAGCTCAATGCCTGGTATCTTTCAATATACTCTAGAAGATTTTAGTAAAGAATTGGATGAATTAAATGAGTTGGGAATTAAGTCAATTCTCCTATTTGGTATTCCAGATCATAAAGATGAAGTAGGAACACAGGCGTATCACAATCACGGAATCGTTCAAGAAGCCATTCGTATTAGTAAAGCAAAATACCCAGATATTTTAGTCATTGCGGATACTTGTCTTTGTGAATACACAGATCATGGTCATTGTGGAGTTGTTGAAGATGGCGTGATTAAAAATGATGAAAGTTTAGAGTTACTAGTAAAAACAGCTGTCAGTCAAGCTGAAAGTGGTGCTGATATTATTGCACCATCAAATGCAATGGACGGTTTTGTTTATGCGATAAGAGAAGGATTAAATGAAGCAGGTTTTTCTGATATCCCGATTATGTCTTATGCAGTTAAATATGCTTCAAGTTTTTATGGACCATTTAGAGAAGCAGCTGATAGTGCACCTAAATTTGGTGATAGAAAAACATATCAAATGGATCCAGCTAATGGACGTGAAGCAATGCGTGAATTGGAAAGTGATATTTTAGAAGGAGCAGACATGTTTATTATTAAACCAAGTATGTCTTTCCTTGATGTGGTAAAAGAAGCTAAAACTAAAACAGATGCTCCGATTATTTGTTATAACGTAAGTGGAGAGTATTCAATGGTAAAAGCAGCAGCTCAAAATGGTTGGATTGATGAAGAACGTGTTGTTAATGAGATGCTTGTTTCAATGAAACGTGCAGGAGCAGATATGATTATGACTTATTTTGCTAAAGATATTGCTAAAAAAATGAAAGAAGGGAAATAA
- a CDS encoding cobyric acid synthase, producing MVKSIMIQGTASDVGKSILVAGLCRIFYQDGLEVVPFKSQNMALNSYITLTGHEMGRAQVFQSEAAGKEPDVRMNPVLLKPTSDRKSQVIFNGKVLDNMDAVEYHEFKPTLSGKISELYQELGAENDVIVIEGAGSPAEINLNSRDIANMGMARIADAPVVLVADIDRGGVFASIYGTIELLEPEERARVKGVIINKFRGDKALLTPGLEMIEKLTNVPVLGVIPYGDFKIEDEDSVALKNVNRHYDNNKELDVAVVSLSKISNFTDFNSLELEPDVSLRYVFPGDVIGNPDVLLIPGSKNTLEDSLYLEESGLANEIKLLRQKGTYIFGICGGYQLLGEELFDPNQVESSTGSTKGLGLLPVETTMLETKVTAQVKGKRDVLEVTGYEIHMGETTLKGVEPFAHITTENNKEVDRLDGAVSEDGKVYGTYLHGVFDGSEFRRDFLNKVRKNKGLEPLNHITQEYKDFKAEQYDKLADSLRESLDMEKIYEIVNQSEEE from the coding sequence ATGGTTAAAAGTATTATGATTCAAGGAACAGCGTCAGATGTTGGTAAGAGTATTTTAGTGGCAGGTCTATGCCGAATTTTTTATCAAGATGGATTAGAAGTTGTTCCTTTTAAGTCACAAAATATGGCACTTAATTCCTATATCACCTTAACGGGACATGAGATGGGAAGAGCACAAGTTTTTCAGTCTGAAGCAGCGGGAAAAGAACCTGATGTAAGAATGAATCCAGTGCTATTAAAACCAACTTCAGATAGAAAATCTCAAGTTATTTTTAATGGAAAAGTTTTAGATAACATGGACGCTGTTGAATACCATGAATTTAAACCGACATTAAGTGGAAAAATTTCTGAGTTGTATCAAGAATTAGGGGCAGAAAACGATGTAATTGTCATTGAAGGTGCTGGTAGTCCAGCAGAAATTAATTTAAATAGCCGTGATATTGCTAATATGGGAATGGCTAGAATAGCTGATGCACCTGTTGTTTTAGTCGCTGATATTGATCGCGGTGGTGTGTTTGCATCAATTTATGGCACAATCGAGTTGTTAGAGCCGGAAGAAAGAGCTCGTGTTAAAGGCGTTATTATTAACAAATTCAGAGGCGATAAAGCTTTATTAACACCTGGTTTAGAGATGATTGAAAAATTAACCAATGTACCAGTTTTAGGTGTGATTCCTTATGGTGATTTCAAAATTGAAGACGAAGATAGCGTCGCTTTAAAAAATGTTAATCGTCATTATGATAATAATAAAGAGCTTGATGTGGCAGTTGTTTCTTTAAGTAAAATTTCTAATTTCACTGACTTTAATAGTCTAGAGTTAGAACCTGATGTGTCATTAAGATATGTGTTTCCAGGGGATGTGATTGGAAATCCAGATGTTCTACTTATTCCTGGAAGTAAAAACACACTTGAAGATAGTCTTTACTTAGAAGAAAGCGGCTTAGCTAATGAAATCAAGTTGCTAAGACAAAAGGGTACTTATATTTTTGGTATTTGTGGCGGCTATCAATTACTAGGAGAAGAATTATTTGATCCAAATCAAGTCGAATCTTCAACAGGTTCAACGAAAGGATTAGGTCTTCTACCAGTTGAAACAACGATGCTGGAAACAAAAGTGACTGCTCAAGTTAAAGGAAAACGAGATGTGCTTGAAGTAACAGGGTATGAAATACATATGGGAGAAACGACTTTAAAAGGCGTGGAACCATTTGCTCACATCACAACAGAGAATAATAAAGAAGTTGATCGTTTAGACGGTGCCGTTAGTGAAGATGGTAAAGTATACGGAACTTACTTGCACGGCGTGTTTGATGGCAGTGAGTTTAGACGTGATTTCTTAAATAAAGTCAGAAAAAATAAAGGGTTAGAACCTTTAAATCATATCACTCAGGAATATAAAGATTTTAAAGCTGAGCAATATGATAAATTAGCAGACTCATTAAGAGAAAGCTTAGATATGGAAAAAATTTATGAGATTGTGAATCAATCTGAGGAGGAATAA
- a CDS encoding precorrin-2 dehydrogenase/sirohydrochlorin ferrochelatase family protein gives MYPITVNLKNKEVLIVGGGKIAARKVKGLISEEAIITIISPTLDEGIDATKVTWIQKKYETGDIFPSASLIFACTDDKPLNEQILEEALPSQIVNVVSNKEISEFYNMSMIKHDGLKIGISTEGASPLVAKKTRIELQEWLENK, from the coding sequence GTGTATCCAATAACAGTAAATCTAAAGAATAAAGAAGTATTAATCGTTGGGGGAGGAAAGATTGCTGCTAGAAAAGTCAAAGGACTAATTAGCGAAGAAGCTATCATTACCATTATTAGTCCAACTCTTGATGAAGGAATTGATGCGACAAAAGTCACGTGGATTCAAAAAAAATATGAAACAGGAGATATTTTTCCTTCAGCTTCATTAATTTTTGCCTGTACAGATGATAAACCATTAAATGAACAAATATTAGAAGAAGCACTACCTTCTCAAATTGTAAATGTTGTAAGTAATAAAGAAATATCTGAGTTTTATAATATGTCGATGATTAAACACGATGGGTTAAAAATCGGGATATCAACAGAAGGGGCATCGCCTCTAGTTGCTAAAAAAACAAGAATTGAATTGCAAGAATGGTTGGAAAACAAATAA
- a CDS encoding cob(I)yrinic acid a,c-diamide adenosyltransferase: protein MAVYTRGGDRGMTKLVGGEKVKKYHPRVEAYGTTDELCSLLGHAISLLDEAHQDLKPELIEVQQLIFDCSSDLAVPKKEMRPYKVTGDKATWLEQRIDAYWAECPKINKFILPGGTPFASCIQMARTVTRRAERCVVFLVDEQEDVNQEVLIALNRLSDYFFVLARWINSQSGEVEIDYQNSPKVFSRGEKRVSNNSKSKE, encoded by the coding sequence ATGGCAGTTTACACTCGAGGCGGAGATAGAGGAATGACTAAGCTTGTTGGTGGTGAAAAGGTAAAAAAATACCATCCTCGTGTTGAAGCTTATGGAACAACAGATGAATTATGTTCTTTACTTGGACATGCCATTTCTTTACTTGATGAAGCTCATCAAGACTTAAAACCTGAATTGATTGAAGTACAACAATTGATTTTTGATTGCTCTAGTGACTTAGCAGTTCCAAAAAAAGAGATGAGACCTTATAAAGTAACAGGGGATAAAGCAACATGGTTAGAACAACGAATTGATGCGTATTGGGCAGAGTGTCCAAAAATCAATAAATTCATTTTACCAGGAGGCACTCCATTTGCTAGTTGTATTCAAATGGCTAGAACCGTTACAAGAAGAGCAGAACGTTGCGTGGTTTTTCTGGTTGATGAACAGGAAGACGTCAACCAAGAAGTGTTGATTGCTTTAAACCGTTTATCTGATTATTTTTTTGTTCTAGCAAGATGGATAAACTCTCAGTCAGGTGAAGTAGAAATTGATTATCAAAATAGTCCAAAAGTCTTTTCAAGAGGTGAAAAACGTGTATCCAATAACAGTAAATCTAAAGAATAA
- the hemA gene encoding glutamyl-tRNA reductase: protein MHVLYVGLTYKNTPVRLREKVTFLNQDITAANKELFQTKSVLENVIISTCNRTEIYVVVDQLHTGKYYTKHFLADFFGVEAEELSNYLEFKEGHEALTHCFRLGCGLDSAVLGETQILGQLKTSFLEAQQAGTTGTIFNKLFNEMISFSKKMHHLYKFNDSSASLSHSALQIAKEECQDLSDKHLFVVGAGQMSQLVLKNLDNFNVGEVTIFNRTVENAEKIASLSSLTTNCHPLSELTNHLDQADILISAVSTEHSFITKDLLSEVTFEKSLLLFDLGVPRNINPHCQLIEEVTLYNVDSISERINQNAKRREEIMLQVADEVNTAVSEFEEWEKQLGIIPAIKELRRTTLEAEENALNSLQSKLPDLSDREVKIIRKHMKSIVNQALRTPIREIKELSTEENAAYDIALFKRIFGIQLEEENEREA, encoded by the coding sequence ATGCACGTTTTATATGTCGGATTAACTTATAAAAATACGCCAGTGAGATTAAGAGAAAAAGTTACTTTTCTTAATCAAGATATCACAGCAGCGAATAAAGAATTATTTCAAACAAAAAGTGTTTTAGAAAATGTCATTATTAGTACCTGTAATCGAACTGAAATTTATGTAGTTGTGGACCAGTTACATACTGGTAAATATTATACTAAACACTTTTTAGCCGATTTTTTTGGAGTAGAAGCAGAAGAACTATCGAATTATTTAGAATTTAAAGAAGGTCATGAAGCCTTGACTCATTGTTTTAGATTAGGCTGTGGATTAGATTCAGCCGTTCTTGGAGAAACTCAAATTCTAGGTCAATTAAAAACAAGTTTTCTTGAAGCACAACAAGCAGGAACAACGGGAACAATTTTCAATAAGTTATTTAATGAGATGATTAGTTTTTCAAAAAAAATGCATCATTTATATAAATTTAATGATTCATCTGCCTCATTAAGTCATTCTGCTTTGCAGATTGCTAAAGAAGAATGTCAAGATTTGTCAGACAAGCATTTATTTGTAGTTGGTGCAGGTCAAATGAGTCAATTGGTTCTTAAAAATCTAGATAATTTTAATGTCGGAGAAGTAACTATTTTTAATCGAACAGTAGAAAATGCTGAAAAAATAGCGTCTTTATCATCTCTTACAACTAATTGTCATCCCTTAAGTGAATTGACAAATCATTTGGATCAAGCGGATATATTAATATCTGCTGTTTCAACGGAACATTCTTTTATTACAAAAGATTTGTTGTCAGAAGTGACTTTTGAAAAATCATTATTATTATTTGATTTAGGGGTTCCACGTAACATTAATCCTCACTGTCAATTGATTGAAGAAGTTACCTTGTATAATGTTGATAGCATCAGTGAAAGAATTAATCAAAATGCTAAAAGACGTGAAGAAATCATGCTTCAAGTTGCAGATGAAGTTAATACTGCTGTGTCTGAATTTGAAGAGTGGGAAAAACAATTAGGAATTATTCCAGCGATTAAGGAACTTCGCCGTACAACGTTAGAAGCAGAAGAAAATGCTCTTAATAGTTTACAAAGTAAGTTACCAGACTTATCTGATCGTGAAGTTAAAATTATTAGAAAACACATGAAGAGTATTGTGAATCAAGCATTAAGAACACCAATTCGAGAAATTAAAGAACTATCAACAGAAGAAAATGCTGCTTATGATATTGCGTTATTTAAACGAATTTTTGGTATTCAGTTAGAAGAGGAGAATGAGCGTGAAGCGTAA
- the hemL gene encoding glutamate-1-semialdehyde 2,1-aminomutase translates to MRETVKSEQAFKESNSYFPGGVNSPVRAFGSVGGTPLFIDKAKGSHIYDVDGNEYVDYVLSWGPMILGHAEEQVLEAVIETAKKGTSFGAPSPLETELATWVKKRVPSIETMRMVNSGTEATMSAIRLARGYTNREKFIKFNGCYHGHSDSFLVNAGSGVATFELNDSPGVPKDLIKATLSLDYNDLEAVEEAFKRYPDEIAAVIIEPIAGNMGLIPAKPEFLKGIRELTKQYGALLILDEVMTGFRCDYDSAQGLYGIDPDLTTLGKVVGGGLPAAVFGGKKKYMDGIAPVGSVYQAGTLSGNPLAMAAGIATLKQLTREDYDKMNQKALRLTDGIEKAAKEYNVPIQTTCRGTMWGFFFNEHPVIDFKTSKESAQTYFGHFHKELLNQGVYLSPSQFETNFMSTAHTDEDIDKTINGFKETFRVLEEKGIKHDK, encoded by the coding sequence ATGAGAGAAACAGTAAAATCTGAACAAGCTTTTAAAGAATCTAATAGCTATTTCCCAGGCGGCGTTAATAGCCCAGTTCGTGCTTTTGGATCAGTTGGAGGAACGCCTTTATTTATCGATAAAGCAAAAGGTTCTCATATTTATGATGTAGATGGTAACGAATATGTGGATTACGTATTATCTTGGGGACCTATGATTTTAGGTCATGCCGAAGAACAAGTACTAGAAGCAGTTATTGAAACAGCTAAAAAAGGAACTAGTTTTGGTGCACCATCTCCTTTAGAGACAGAATTAGCTACTTGGGTTAAAAAAAGAGTTCCATCCATTGAAACGATGCGTATGGTTAACTCTGGAACAGAAGCAACAATGAGTGCAATTCGTTTAGCTAGAGGCTATACAAATCGTGAAAAATTCATTAAATTTAATGGTTGTTACCATGGACATAGTGACTCTTTCTTAGTTAATGCCGGTTCTGGTGTTGCAACATTTGAATTAAATGATTCACCAGGAGTTCCAAAAGATTTAATAAAAGCTACTTTAAGTTTAGATTATAATGATTTAGAGGCAGTTGAGGAAGCTTTTAAACGCTATCCAGATGAAATTGCAGCAGTTATCATTGAACCAATTGCAGGTAATATGGGCTTAATTCCTGCTAAACCAGAGTTTCTTAAAGGTATCAGAGAATTAACGAAACAGTACGGAGCTTTACTCATTTTAGATGAGGTTATGACAGGATTTAGATGTGATTATGATTCTGCTCAAGGCTTATATGGAATCGATCCAGATTTAACTACTTTAGGAAAAGTAGTGGGCGGCGGATTGCCAGCAGCTGTTTTTGGTGGAAAGAAAAAATACATGGATGGCATCGCACCAGTTGGTTCTGTTTACCAAGCAGGTACGCTTTCAGGTAATCCTTTAGCAATGGCTGCAGGAATTGCTACATTGAAACAATTAACACGTGAAGATTATGACAAGATGAATCAAAAAGCACTTCGCTTAACAGATGGTATTGAAAAAGCAGCTAAAGAATACAATGTGCCAATTCAAACAACTTGTCGTGGAACAATGTGGGGCTTCTTCTTCAATGAACATCCTGTTATTGATTTTAAAACATCGAAAGAAAGTGCTCAAACTTACTTCGGTCATTTCCATAAAGAATTATTAAACCAAGGTGTTTACTTATCACCTTCTCAATTTGAAACGAACTTTATGTCAACAGCACATACGGATGAAGACATTGACAAAACAATTAATGGATTTAAAGAAACTTTTAGAGTACTAGAAGAAAAAGGTATTAAGCATGACAAATAA
- the cobS gene encoding adenosylcobinamide-GDP ribazoletransferase, translated as MKSIILYFQFFTQIPIPIPVDEPMEKMKTGVKYFSVFGLLVGLIEALFFFGAAQLVSFNIAWIIVLFVDLVLTGGFHLDAISDMADGLFSSRKKERMLEIMKDSRVGSNGVLILIFYYLMLLVPFFEMSSDLTMKTALYIVVAMNMVGKMGISLMFYNMTYSGSNPQGLGTTFVGVKPINILIAQLVGLMTLYLMFGIKILIVYGIVFLFILLYRKMVYRKIEGLNGDTLGAASPLSQMIFMLFVSMVI; from the coding sequence ATGAAAAGTATAATTCTGTATTTTCAATTTTTCACTCAGATTCCGATCCCAATTCCAGTTGATGAACCAATGGAGAAAATGAAGACAGGGGTAAAATATTTTTCTGTTTTTGGTTTGTTAGTTGGTTTAATTGAAGCTCTTTTTTTCTTTGGAGCAGCCCAATTAGTTAGTTTTAATATTGCTTGGATTATTGTTTTATTTGTTGATTTAGTTTTAACAGGCGGTTTTCACCTAGATGCAATATCAGATATGGCAGATGGCCTTTTTTCATCTAGAAAAAAAGAACGAATGTTAGAAATAATGAAAGATAGTCGAGTTGGGAGTAATGGTGTTTTAATATTAATTTTTTACTATTTAATGTTGTTAGTTCCTTTTTTTGAGATGTCTTCTGATTTAACGATGAAAACAGCTCTTTATATTGTTGTGGCTATGAACATGGTAGGTAAAATGGGTATTAGTTTAATGTTTTATAATATGACATATTCAGGAAGTAATCCTCAAGGGTTAGGAACAACGTTTGTTGGAGTAAAACCTATTAATATTTTAATTGCTCAATTAGTTGGCTTAATGACTCTTTATTTAATGTTTGGTATTAAAATTTTGATTGTTTATGGTATTGTCTTTTTATTCATTCTGTTGTATCGCAAAATGGTTTATCGAAAGATAGAAGGATTAAATGGTGATACGTTAGGAGCTGCTTCTCCATTAAGTCAAATGATATTTATGTTATTTGTTTCAATGGTGATTTAA
- a CDS encoding histidine phosphatase family protein, whose protein sequence is MVKKIYLIRHGETDLNKKRAFYGSLDVPINETGIKQATHLREKMAEKKVDAVFTSGLKRAQMTADIVFPDKSKKLEVGFNEKGFGLWEGLVADEIEAAFPKEWQAWLNAPFDYIPPEAEAFLTFKKRVIEAFKGILEDYKQADDIAIVSHLGVIRVLITYLDPKQDFWSVEIAQDGYLEWTLEE, encoded by the coding sequence ATGGTAAAAAAAATATATTTAATTCGGCACGGGGAAACTGACCTGAATAAAAAAAGAGCTTTTTATGGTAGTTTAGATGTCCCCATTAATGAAACAGGTATAAAGCAAGCAACTCATTTAAGAGAAAAAATGGCTGAAAAAAAAGTTGATGCCGTGTTTACGAGCGGATTAAAACGAGCTCAAATGACTGCTGATATTGTCTTTCCAGATAAGTCTAAAAAACTTGAAGTTGGTTTCAACGAAAAAGGATTTGGCTTATGGGAAGGATTAGTTGCTGATGAAATAGAAGCGGCTTTTCCAAAAGAATGGCAAGCTTGGCTAAATGCTCCGTTTGATTATATACCTCCAGAAGCAGAAGCCTTTTTAACTTTCAAAAAGCGTGTGATAGAGGCATTTAAAGGTATTTTAGAAGATTATAAACAAGCGGATGACATTGCGATAGTAAGCCATTTAGGCGTTATTAGAGTATTGATAACTTACTTGGATCCTAAACAAGATTTTTGGTCTGTTGAGATTGCTCAAGATGGTTATCTTGAATGGACATTAGAAGAATAA